The stretch of DNA GTATCGCAACGTATTGCATCGCAACACAATCCATCAAATCATGATTAATCAAATCGTAATTTGACAAATCGTAATTTGTATAATTACGATTTGATGTATGACGTTTATAGGCAGACAAGATGAACTGGCGTTTCTGGAAGACTGCTATGCCAACAACAAAGCGCAACTGGTAGTGCTGTATGGTCGTCGCAGAGTGGGAAAAACGGAACTGCTGGCGCAATTCGCGCGAAACAGGCAGCATGTGTTCTTCGCATCTCCATCGGCGACCAAAGATGAACAACTTGCTGCTTTCTCGCGTCAGATGTTCGAAGCGGGAGCACCGGCAGGCCGATATCTGCAACAGTATTCCGATTGGGAATCAGCGCTGGCTGACATAGTCAATCTTCCCACGCAAGACGGAAAACGCAGATTAATCATCATCGATGAATTTCCCTATCTCGCGAAAAGCGATTCCTCCTTGCCTTCCGTACTGCAGAATCTTTGGGATCACACATTGAAGGATTCCAACGTCATGATGGTGCTGTGCGGCAGCTCCATGAGCTTCATCGAAAAAGAGATGCTTTCGGAAAAATCGCCATTATACGGGCGTGCCACCGGCGTGCTGAAGCTCCTGCCGATGCCGTATTGGGATGCCGCGCAATTCTTCCCCGATTACAGTGCGCAAGACAACGCGCTCGCGTATGCCATACTCGGCGGAATTCCGCATTATCTGGCGCAATTCGATCCTAGCGAAAGCGTCGAAAACAATATTCGGCGGACGATCCTGCGTCGCGGCATGCCCTTGTACAGCGAAACGGAATTTTTGATGCATCAGGAATTCCGTGAGCCGGCAACCTACAACACCATTCTGCAGGCTGTGGCGTTGGGGGCCACCCAACTGAACGATATAGCCCAGCGAACCATGCTTTCCGGTTCGGCGGTGAGCACGTACCTCAAGAACCTTATGGAAGTGCATATTGTGGAGCGTGAGTTTCCAGTGGATGCCAAGCCTGTGGAGCAGTCCAAGGCCATGCGCGGACTCTACCAGGTGCCTGACAGTTTCTTCCGTTTTTGGTATGCGTTTGTAGGGTCGAACCGTTCGGAACTGGAAATGGGGGATGCGAAAGGTGTGTACGAATACGAGATAGCGCCATATTTGCATGATTTTGCGGCGGCTTCATTTGAACGCATGTGCGCGGATTGGCTGCGTCGAAAGAGCATGCAAGGCGAGCTTGGTTTCCGTGCGAGTCATGTTGGGCGTTGGTGGGATTCCACGCGTGAAATCGACGTTGTTGCCATCGACAAGACGAACGCACATGTGCTGGTCGGCGAATGCAAATTCCGCAACAAGCCCATGGATAACGCCATGCTTGAGTCGTTGCGCAACAAATCGTTGGCGCTTAAGGGGAGCGATCGCGCATACTATCTGTTCTCGTTAAACGGTTTCGATAGGGGAGTGCAAGCCGTAGCCGATCGCGATCCAAGCGTGAAACTCATCGGCATCGACGATTTGTACGACCTGTAGCAGGATAACGGTTTAGCTGTGGGGCTGTTGATTGGGGCGACTGGTAAGGTTGCGTTGGAAGCATTGTTATGTTGTTGAAGGAGATCGGGATGGCTTTGTTCCGTAATCTTGGACCGTTCCACACCACGGCTATCGGTCATGGCGAAATGCCGTTGACCATTGAAAACAATCGTGGTCACGATGTCGGTATCGAAACATTGCACGCCTCGTTGGATGCCGGATGCCGTCACATCGACACCGCTTGGGCGTACTACACGCCGGGCGAAGAGGAACAGACCGGCGAAAAGCTGGTGCGTGAGGCGCTTGACTCGTGGAAGGGCCCGCGTGAGGAAGTCACCGTGGCCACCAAGGTGGGCTTGCGCCGCGCTTGGGAGGGTGACAAGCCGGTTTGGCCGCGTGACGGCAAGCCGGAGCATCTGATCGAATACGGCAAGCAGTCCGCGATGGCGCTTGGCGTTGACAGCATCGATCTGCTTTACCTGCACCGTCATGATCCGGAAGTGCCGTACAACGAGTCCTGCGAAGGCATCAAGGCGTTGCTTGATCAGGGCGTGGCCCAGTGGGCCGGTGTTTCCAACGTGAGCATCGAACAGTTGAAGATCGCGCAGGAGATCCTCGGCGACAAGCTTGTGGCCGTGCAGAACCAGTATTCTCCGATTCATCTGGACACCCAAGACACGCTTAACTATTGCGCCGAGCAGGGTCTGGCATTCGTGTGCTGGAGTCCGTTGGGCGGCTACCGTCACCCGTACGACGAGCACCTGTTCGATCCGTTCCGCGAGGTGGCCGAAGCCCGTGGCGTGAGCTACCAGCGTGTGGTGCTCGCATGGGAGCTGGCCAAGGGCGACCACATGTTCGTGATTCCCGGTGCCCACCGACCGGAAACCATTC from Bifidobacterium catenulatum PV20-2 encodes:
- a CDS encoding ATP-binding protein, with product MTFIGRQDELAFLEDCYANNKAQLVVLYGRRRVGKTELLAQFARNRQHVFFASPSATKDEQLAAFSRQMFEAGAPAGRYLQQYSDWESALADIVNLPTQDGKRRLIIIDEFPYLAKSDSSLPSVLQNLWDHTLKDSNVMMVLCGSSMSFIEKEMLSEKSPLYGRATGVLKLLPMPYWDAAQFFPDYSAQDNALAYAILGGIPHYLAQFDPSESVENNIRRTILRRGMPLYSETEFLMHQEFREPATYNTILQAVALGATQLNDIAQRTMLSGSAVSTYLKNLMEVHIVEREFPVDAKPVEQSKAMRGLYQVPDSFFRFWYAFVGSNRSELEMGDAKGVYEYEIAPYLHDFAAASFERMCADWLRRKSMQGELGFRASHVGRWWDSTREIDVVAIDKTNAHVLVGECKFRNKPMDNAMLESLRNKSLALKGSDRAYYLFSLNGFDRGVQAVADRDPSVKLIGIDDLYDL
- a CDS encoding aldo/keto reductase, with translation MALFRNLGPFHTTAIGHGEMPLTIENNRGHDVGIETLHASLDAGCRHIDTAWAYYTPGEEEQTGEKLVREALDSWKGPREEVTVATKVGLRRAWEGDKPVWPRDGKPEHLIEYGKQSAMALGVDSIDLLYLHRHDPEVPYNESCEGIKALLDQGVAQWAGVSNVSIEQLKIAQEILGDKLVAVQNQYSPIHLDTQDTLNYCAEQGLAFVCWSPLGGYRHPYDEHLFDPFREVAEARGVSYQRVVLAWELAKGDHMFVIPGAHRPETILDSLKADELELTEEELAKLG